One genomic window of Xanthobacter dioxanivorans includes the following:
- a CDS encoding IclR family transcriptional regulator, with protein MPPHARAGIRPRTVAGATAEAAGGGTQSIERAVALLLLVGRAAPDGARLADLVAQSALPKPTVRRVLLALVRTGLLDQDETTRRYHVGPEAYLLGTLAGSRYGIHALALERLSRIARATGDSVFLSVPRGTLSVCLHREEGTYPIRTHALQAGDRHPLGIGAGGLAILAALPDAEIERSLAANAEALASHYPGHTAPMLREAVAVTRARGYALNPGLYVAGSWGIGVVVRGPDGRPAGALSLAAIESRLSADRQRELVPLLKREAEALEAALGRRASPERPAPVHPAGRAVAKADP; from the coding sequence ATGCCCCCGCATGCCCGGGCCGGCATTCGACCCCGGACAGTCGCCGGGGCCACCGCCGAAGCCGCCGGCGGGGGAACGCAGAGCATCGAGCGCGCCGTCGCGCTTCTCCTGCTGGTGGGCCGCGCCGCGCCGGACGGCGCCCGGCTCGCCGACCTCGTGGCGCAATCGGCCCTGCCCAAGCCCACGGTGCGGCGGGTGCTGCTCGCCCTCGTGCGCACCGGCCTCCTCGATCAGGACGAGACGACCCGCCGCTATCATGTGGGGCCCGAGGCCTACCTGCTCGGCACGCTGGCCGGCTCGCGCTACGGCATCCACGCCCTCGCCCTCGAACGCCTGTCGCGCATCGCCCGCGCCACCGGCGATTCCGTCTTTCTCTCGGTGCCGCGCGGCACCCTTTCCGTGTGCCTCCACCGCGAGGAGGGCACCTATCCCATCCGCACCCACGCCTTGCAGGCCGGCGACCGGCACCCGCTGGGCATCGGCGCCGGGGGCCTCGCCATTCTCGCCGCGCTGCCCGACGCGGAGATCGAGCGCAGCCTCGCCGCCAACGCCGAGGCACTCGCCAGCCATTATCCCGGCCATACCGCGCCGATGCTGCGGGAGGCGGTGGCCGTCACCCGTGCCCGCGGCTATGCGCTCAATCCGGGCCTGTACGTGGCCGGCTCCTGGGGCATCGGCGTCGTCGTACGGGGGCCGGACGGCCGCCCCGCCGGGGCGCTCTCCCTCGCCGCCATCGAGAGCCGTCTTTCGGCCGACCGGCAGCGGGAGCTGGTGCCGCTGCTGAAGCGGGAGGCCGAAGCCCTGGAAGCTGCCCTCGGCCGCCGTGCGTCGCCGGAACGCCCGGCTCCCGTCCACCCCGCCGGCCGCGCCGTCGCGAAGGCCGATCCCTGA